The nucleotide window GATCAAAGCGAGACATTTTATCGCCAGCTTTATTGTTGGAACATTTTTATGGGGAACGTTATCGGGTAGTGCATTACGCGGCCAATATTCGGGCAAATTTGCCAGTCGTTAAAGGtgttattgtttcatttttaacGGTCGTCGCGGAGGGCAAGCGCCGGGAGTGAGAGGGAGAGGGGTGGACGTTTACGAGCGCCGGAAAGTGGTCGTTCAAGCTAATGCCGCCTGAGAGCCGGAAGGTGTTGTCGCTGTCGACTGTACCGCTCTCCgacatacaatattttcattagcagttcttacattttatttagtgtAACATTTTCGCTCGACATGTGTAAAGAGCACGAACAAGATGTAACGACGCATACACAAATCAAATTACGTCGAGCGAAATGAGTCGCTTAATGATGTTCACAAAATATTACTCTGAGTGAAGCTGGAACGAGATTCATTGTTGTATTTACAAATGGCATGTGAGCTCATCACGACTACTACCATTGTATGTCCTTTCTATTATCGAgtgcataaataaaatgaagCTTTCTTGCTTCTCACAAGTACTTGGGCTTCAGTAACCCCGACATTCGATTGAACTGACCACACTAAACCCTCACAAGCAGCAGGAATATTTTCTTATACCACTGTCGTGACCGCAGTTCGCTGACCGTGAGCGCGGGCATCTGCGCTCTGTTCACGTACGCCACGTACGCCACGCTGCCGGTGCGCCTGCATGAGGCCACCATCGGCGGCCTGGCCCTCGCCGCCGTCAACATCGGAGCCCATCTGATCCTGGAACACACCTCGGACTTTCAAGTGAGTCACCACACACTAATCCCACTTAACTCCTTGTATGACTCTTATTTCTACACCTTACTACTTTATGTTAGAAGATTACAGcttacattaataattataattttccatCTTCTACACCTATTAATCGCTAATCTTATGAGTTGTTTTGGACCTGTTTAAATAGTACACTAACCATAGTAAAGAAAGAACATAACCGTATTACCATCGTGAATGTCGAagaaaactgtttatattttcacGATATTGTAGTGCAGGTGCTTTATCAACAACAGTCATAAGAGATACAGAGCTGACAGCGTGGACAGTGCAGGTCGGGAGCTAATGATGACGAATGTACCGCCAGCAGGCGCCCACTCGCCGCTGTTATCAACTTATAACTAACAAGCGAACCACGATCGCTCACTTTATGCCATCGTTAACCTCAATAATTGCTGCTAAGATTTCACTGTTGTAACTTGTACTTATTTAGTTATGGTCAAACATAGTTATGATCGTTTcgataaattacataatttattttggtagtCACAAGTACTATAAAATTGTATCTTCTAAGTAAGTTGTAAGTAATAGCAGATATTGTATTGACTAATAAAACGTTAAATTTGATCATGTTTTAGGCCTAccttttactaaaaaatattattaatgacttcatagtaccatattattatattcaatcaGATATTAATCACAATCAAACCTGTAGTTGGCCATCTGTGCGCAATGTAAATaagattaacaaataaaataagattagtGAACTACCCAATTTAAAAAAGGGCACATCTCACATTGAAAGACATGAGACATACGTCTATTTGGAAACAGCCAATTGAATCATATTTCCTTTTTAACCACTCCACATTACATCTCTATATGAACAATTTAGTTCTGCTTGGTACAGATCTTCTGCAGCGTGGCGACGCTGATCGCGTGCAACATCTCCGGCATCATGACGCACCACCCGCGCGAGCTGGCGCAGCGCCGCGCCTTCCTCGAGACGCGCGACTGCGTCGAGGCCCGCCTCGTCACCCAGCGCGAGAACCAACAACAGGTAGATAACTTGACAATGTTTAAATAACGCTATTATAATTAACTACTGAAGGATCGCCGAGTTTACTAACGACCCTTAAAGAGGGTAGAAGAATAGACAAAAAAAAGGATTGTGTTGATTCAGCTGATGATTTTGAGGTCGATAAAGGTTTTCAGATTTTCCATACTTTCGAGTTCCTTTTGCGTTTTTGTAACCTAGGACTCTTTTTACGTGAATTTTGCGAAATCAGACGTAAGACTTATTTTCGAAACTTTATTCGGATAATAATACTtccttatttattacatacatttgcCGTTATTGATTATATTTGCCATCACAGTAGggagttaaaaaatatacagatataTCTGAAGACAGGAGCGAAATTAACATAACGGGTCATCgtttatttttgtgatgttCGAGCTGATCACTTCGTAGATCCACGTCAAGTGCGGGCTGACCGGCGTGTAGAACGTGTCCTTCGTGATCTCCTGTCCCTGAGACACTACTCCGACTATCTTGTTGTTGCTGAACAGCGGTCCGCCCGAGTCTCCCTGAGTAGCGAACTGGAACTTGGAGCACTTGGGCGCCACGCACACGGAGCCGCGCGACAACGCGTGCGCGCCCTCCCGCGGACACAGCTTCACCACTCCCTCGGCGATCTGTCGCGGTCGCAAGTATTCCTTCACCAGGCTCTCCAAGTCCATAATGTCAGTGACATACGGGACGCCGAACCCGACGTACTCGACGCTGAGCCCCAGCAGCGTGTTGTACTCCACCGCCGATACCTTGCCGTACGTCGGCATGTACGCCGGCGGGCTCACGTGCATCAGGCCGATGTCGTTCTTCCTCGATACTCCTCTATAATAAGCGAGACGCGCGTCGAAACCTGGATGCATCACGGACGCGTCGATTAAACTCATCGTCACCCCCGGCACTAGCTCGTGGCTCAAGTTACCGTAGTTGATAGCGAATGCGCCGTTTACTCTGAGGCAGCAGTGAGCGGCGGTGAGGACCCAGTCTCGTGTGATGAGGCTCCCCGTGCACACTCGCTCTCGCAGGTGTCCGAATATGAGGACGACGTAGGGGTACTTGTCGTCGCTGTCGTCTTCTCCGTAGGCCACGCGCAGCGCCGGCCGCTGGGCGCGCGCCACACACAGCGCCGCCAGCAGCAGCGCGCGCGACGCTCTCATGACCGCGCACTTGACGGTTATTCGTAACGAGCCGTTCTCACGGTACATATACCTTCATATCTAGATCGTTAACATTTTATGTCGCGTTGTCGCAATTTTTACTGAAAACTGAAATGAACGTGTATTTTACAGCtctgtttattttactttttttacacAGTTTTGCTCGTGAAGTTGCTAGTTGTCGTTTTGTGGAATAATTCGCCTCGCGAGAGTTTTACTGCAGAGAGGAAAatgctaaataatatttatgtctaCAGGTAAACGAATCTAATTATGATAAACTAGTATTTTTCCTTAAGTGTAGAACGCATAGCGCCTGCAGGGCTCTCTCGGCAATTTATTCAAGTACGTATTTAATATTAAGCAGGATTCTATACTGAGctcaaagagaaaaataaattaatacatttgcCCGTTGGCTGTTAATTTACGTATTCAAACGAGGCATTACgtgtatcaaatatttatgagaTATCGTGTCTTTGTGAGATATTGCACATTTTTGCCGCGTGTTAATACAACGTTGATCATATCGAGAACATCCTTCTGTGTATTACATAAATACTTGAAACGTTTATTACAAAATCGTCATCTGATCAAAAccgttttaatttgtattttttttgtaaaatcatttaattgtaGGAGTTGGTTGCACAATGAATTCTGTTAACACTTTTCATTTTGCTGCTGTAAAATATACGCGTTTATAATTTCTCAGAAGCTCCTTATtctattatgttttaaacttaAGTGATACCCGTAATTcaactatcaaaatatttccgttTCTTAAACTACTTTGAGGTTACATTTACGCTAAGAGATTTCCTACAAAATCTCGGTTGGAGCAAAATATTCcacaatctattttattttaaaatatcttgtaaCGTTTCAATAAAGTAAATCTGTCGTAAGACCCGCAGCGGTTTCACCGCACACCTGTGGCAAGAATCTcgcgctgtgacgtcacacagcGGATAACACGGCTGCCTGCGAATAACCTGCAAAGAACTCAAAGGCGCCCACAAATTCGTTATTTCCTTCACAACACATGCATTTGCGGTGAAACACGCTCCGAGTGAAGGAAATTTTCTACTTACCACGGGCTTGAGGTTTAAAATGTAATACGCCAATTAAGTTGCTCCACGAAATGAGGGGCTAGGAAAAGATTTCTCATTTTCTGTGTAAAGTTGGTTAACGCTATTAGATTAAGCGTTATTTAgttaatgacaatatttttttaatagttattcgTTTGATAATTGAAAGTGTTTTCTTAGAATGGTAACTTTTGACTAAATTAAAGGTAAAGAAGAGTActggtaataaatgttttttttatctaagtGAAGTCTCGAGATGATGAGACATAcgtacttttaattaaaaatacagctGTTCTATCAGCCACATCAAtaatttttgagaaaaaaaatgcttatgcCTCTTTCTCCTAAATTAACAAATCAATTTACCACTATCTTAACGTGATAACTGGGTTTACAAACCTACTTAATTGCACATTAATAATATGAGGTTGCTATTTGACGTAAGATAGATCTTATGAACACAACAACAGTAATTCAAGCAGGTGTTAAAAAGGATAAACGGAGAGAGACTCACTGCACCGTCTTGTGCAAATATTCAAgaaaaattctataaatatttcgtACCGGTAGAAATATTTCGCTACAGTTAAGTCCGTCGTCGTTGCACTGAATGTTGTCAATTCGACTGAAACTAAGCTCACGGTCTTACAGCTGTGATGCTATCGGCttcaggaaaatattttatttaaaatctcaaGTTTTACCGCTCGACGCTTGATATTTATCGGTTATTTTATAAGGCTGGATTTAACGCCTTTTAACTTGTTTGCTTTATTAAATACAGCTCTTTAAATATTGGTTTATAGATTAacaggtattttaaattaaattcagtaGTTTATAAATTCTGCAACACCGTCATTCAGGCTCTTTTCCTCTGGTCCACGTTTAAGCTTCGATATTCATTTAGGTTGATGATTTCTACAATCCTAGATCATTATATTTGGTTACCCTATTACAagatctgcttagtttggaatcaaatggccTTGTACGAGTTGACTaatgaagtttatttattattgttagtcTCTTCAGCCGATAAATCGATTTAAGGTT belongs to Anticarsia gemmatalis isolate Benzon Research Colony breed Stoneville strain chromosome Z, ilAntGemm2 primary, whole genome shotgun sequence and includes:
- the LOC142986498 gene encoding trypsin V-A-like produces the protein MRASRALLLAALCVARAQRPALRVAYGEDDSDDKYPYVVLIFGHLRERVCTGSLITRDWVLTAAHCCLRVNGAFAINYGNLSHELVPGVTMSLIDASVMHPGFDARLAYYRGVSRKNDIGLMHVSPPAYMPTYGKVSAVEYNTLLGLSVEYVGFGVPYVTDIMDLESLVKEYLRPRQIAEGVVKLCPREGAHALSRGSVCVAPKCSKFQFATQGDSGGPLFSNNKIVGVVSQGQEITKDTFYTPVSPHLTWIYEVISSNITKINDDPLC